A genomic stretch from Thermomicrobiales bacterium includes:
- the serS gene encoding serine--tRNA ligase, whose amino-acid sequence MIDLKVIRDQTDMVRSALQSLYATAPIDEILALDESRRQVVTEVETLKAKRNEGSKEVGRTRDSERRAELIEEMRILGDDIAAKDEQVRAMDEELYGLLLHVPNLPLPEVPVGPDESHNVVTKTVDYQHPKDFSVRPHWETAEELGIIDFDRGVKIAGTRNYVLRGDGARLQRALITWMIDLHTQKHGYTEVYPPFLVLTEMLVGTGQLPKFAETQFRDIEGEKWLIPTAEVPVTNLYRDEILEEAELPIYNTAYTACFRREQISAGRDVRGIKRGYQFDKVEMVKIVHPETSKDEHARLIREAEDVLIELELPYRLLQICTGDLSFTAANKVDLEVWSPGVNEWLEISSCSNFLDFQARRANIKFRPAGGGKTQFVHTLNGSGLALPRLMIAIMENYQLADGSFEVPKVVRPYLGGQKIVGKQAPIGPAVIPS is encoded by the coding sequence TTGATCGATCTCAAAGTCATTCGCGACCAAACGGATATGGTGCGGAGCGCGCTCCAGTCGCTCTATGCGACAGCGCCCATCGACGAGATCCTCGCGCTGGACGAGTCTCGCCGTCAGGTCGTGACAGAGGTCGAGACGCTCAAGGCCAAGCGAAACGAGGGCTCAAAAGAGGTTGGGCGAACCAGGGACTCCGAGCGCCGCGCCGAGTTGATCGAGGAAATGCGCATCCTGGGTGACGACATCGCGGCCAAGGACGAACAGGTGCGCGCCATGGACGAGGAGCTCTATGGACTGCTCCTGCATGTGCCAAACCTGCCGTTGCCTGAGGTTCCGGTTGGTCCTGACGAGTCCCATAACGTGGTTACCAAGACGGTCGACTACCAGCATCCCAAGGACTTCTCGGTTCGACCACATTGGGAGACGGCCGAAGAGCTCGGAATCATCGATTTCGATCGCGGCGTGAAGATTGCCGGAACGCGGAACTACGTGCTTCGTGGCGATGGGGCCCGGCTCCAGCGCGCGCTGATCACCTGGATGATCGATCTGCACACACAGAAACACGGCTACACCGAGGTCTACCCGCCATTTCTGGTGTTGACCGAGATGCTGGTGGGCACCGGTCAGTTGCCGAAGTTCGCCGAGACGCAGTTCCGGGATATCGAAGGCGAGAAGTGGCTGATCCCGACGGCAGAGGTTCCGGTGACAAACCTCTACCGTGACGAGATCCTGGAAGAGGCCGAGCTTCCGATCTACAACACTGCGTACACCGCCTGCTTCCGACGCGAGCAGATTTCCGCGGGTCGCGATGTGCGCGGCATCAAGCGGGGCTACCAGTTCGACAAAGTCGAAATGGTGAAGATCGTGCATCCCGAGACGTCAAAGGACGAGCACGCTCGACTCATCCGCGAGGCGGAGGATGTGTTGATCGAGTTGGAGCTGCCGTACCGGTTGTTGCAAATCTGCACCGGAGACCTTTCGTTCACCGCTGCGAACAAGGTCGACCTCGAGGTCTGGTCTCCAGGCGTCAATGAGTGGTTGGAAATCTCGTCATGCTCCAACTTCCTCGATTTTCAGGCGCGCCGCGCGAACATCAAGTTCCGCCCGGCTGGCGGCGGCAAGACTCAATTCGTGCACACACTCAACGGATCCGGACTTGCTCTGCCGCGCCTGATGATCGCCATCATGGAGAACTACCAGTTGGCCGATGGCAGTTTCGAGGTGCCGAAGGTCGTGCGCCCGTACCTCGGCGGCCAGAAGATCGTCGGAAAGCAGGCGCCGATCGGCCCCGCCGTCATACCGTCGTAG
- a CDS encoding O-antigen ligase family protein translates to MDGSFGRLVRALLLLSVGLMMALGAAVADVYLHRGIETSAEPPYVQQVSGRGLATNVDLRSFSESQIEAIASTLRSNGFTIVRQSFDWDDIEATQGEFNWDAYDPIVRNLSDAGIQIVAVVEGAPVWAAKPGSVEGSVAPPSNSADFAAFLTEFVGRYGAYVDYVQVWDQPNDPAHWGGTAATADEYVGLLAPAFNAIRTANGQTQVILAEFSPTGATGTTGDDLRFLHNVYDVGGAPYFDAAAAAVDGGVASPYDRRVAGDTPSLSRAELFREVMIEEGDSTKPVWITHFGWDLGGGISRQMQAEYLVAGMERIRTEWPWAGPVFQWALLPQQAGPGDEGRALLNEDGTSTVSFESVTKLADSGVGTVAPTGFVPMDSGPVTYGGAWNDQHLDGRVFKTTSEVGATTTITFEGTGIVVYLRRSPDAGLIRATLDGAPLPDWGDDDGASTIDLTYYQAQDIAVSLASNLDDGVHKLTLTMSDPGQLTIGGAVVSRDPQPCGIEVVAAIAFAMTITGVAVRSYSCGRAGGSRARRRGDTRSPVAVVAGLAADATHTMIQNERSDFGAGQRSLVIWAATLAIGATAWQLSGTPFVGACIVTAVLLAVVSPEGALYGACAAIPLVFHPIEVGSLHLGLLEIGILATLAGTLLRIAYDYSENRQGRVQLHPGFEVVWILPIALFIIGSLSLIWMPFDSHRAEALRTWRWVILEPLLLFLLARRAIAREGPAPLTTALVLPAAAVGLAAIWQLGFASTSFSVDEVQRSTATYLHPNNLALYLERAFMLALGPALLLHSRWGWLFRVCSALTLLGVATTFSRGAIIGIAVGIAVILLAHPIEHGWKLLGVGTLASAVAFALFASDRFSGSDSSGYFQTRRYLWNGAGAMVRDFPLSGIGLDQFLWLNQARYIDPRIWDERYSSHPHNLVFDSWLSLGMPGLILLLGFLCAGGWLVWKSRMGRIALSPWQLGALGCLGAGVGHGLVDNGYFLTDLSAMTWLAIALVLGSMSSRRLVRHD, encoded by the coding sequence GTGGATGGAAGCTTTGGGCGCCTGGTGCGCGCGCTCCTGCTCCTGTCGGTCGGACTGATGATGGCGCTCGGCGCTGCGGTGGCTGACGTCTACCTGCATCGCGGAATCGAAACAAGCGCGGAACCACCCTACGTGCAACAGGTGTCCGGGCGCGGTCTGGCCACGAATGTCGATTTGAGATCGTTCTCCGAGTCCCAGATCGAGGCGATCGCCTCGACGTTGCGATCCAATGGTTTCACCATCGTGCGGCAATCGTTCGATTGGGACGATATCGAGGCGACACAGGGCGAGTTCAACTGGGACGCATACGATCCAATCGTGCGCAATCTGAGTGACGCCGGAATCCAGATCGTAGCAGTTGTCGAGGGCGCGCCGGTCTGGGCTGCCAAGCCGGGCTCCGTGGAGGGAAGCGTCGCTCCGCCGAGCAATTCGGCTGATTTCGCGGCATTTCTGACCGAGTTCGTCGGCCGCTATGGCGCGTATGTCGACTATGTGCAGGTTTGGGACCAGCCGAACGATCCTGCCCATTGGGGTGGTACCGCGGCGACCGCTGATGAATATGTCGGGCTGCTTGCACCTGCATTCAACGCCATCAGGACGGCAAACGGGCAAACCCAGGTGATTCTCGCGGAGTTCTCTCCTACCGGCGCAACCGGCACAACGGGCGACGATCTCAGGTTTCTCCACAATGTCTACGATGTCGGGGGCGCTCCATATTTCGATGCTGCCGCGGCCGCGGTCGATGGGGGAGTGGCGTCTCCGTATGACCGCCGCGTCGCAGGCGACACCCCCAGCTTGTCCCGCGCCGAGCTCTTCCGCGAAGTCATGATCGAGGAAGGCGACTCCACCAAACCGGTGTGGATTACCCATTTTGGATGGGATTTAGGAGGCGGTATCTCCCGTCAGATGCAGGCCGAGTACCTGGTGGCGGGCATGGAACGGATCCGCACCGAATGGCCCTGGGCGGGTCCGGTTTTTCAGTGGGCTTTGCTGCCGCAGCAAGCCGGTCCAGGCGACGAAGGCCGGGCCCTCCTCAACGAAGACGGTACCTCCACCGTCTCATTCGAGTCGGTCACCAAACTCGCAGACTCGGGAGTGGGGACCGTTGCGCCAACCGGGTTCGTTCCGATGGATTCAGGACCGGTGACCTACGGCGGCGCATGGAACGATCAACACCTCGACGGACGCGTCTTCAAGACGACGAGCGAGGTTGGCGCGACCACAACGATCACATTCGAGGGCACCGGCATCGTGGTCTATCTGCGTCGCAGCCCAGATGCGGGGTTGATTCGCGCAACACTGGATGGGGCTCCGCTGCCCGATTGGGGCGACGACGATGGCGCTTCGACGATCGATCTGACCTACTACCAGGCTCAGGATATTGCGGTGTCGCTCGCTTCCAACCTGGACGATGGCGTGCATAAGCTCACCCTGACCATGTCCGATCCCGGACAGCTCACGATCGGCGGGGCCGTCGTCTCGCGCGACCCGCAGCCTTGCGGCATTGAGGTGGTCGCTGCCATCGCGTTTGCGATGACGATCACCGGCGTTGCCGTGAGATCGTACAGTTGCGGCCGAGCTGGCGGATCACGCGCCAGGCGGCGCGGCGACACAAGGTCCCCAGTTGCCGTCGTTGCCGGATTGGCGGCCGATGCCACGCACACGATGATTCAGAACGAGAGAAGCGATTTCGGCGCTGGCCAGCGATCGCTCGTCATCTGGGCAGCGACCCTGGCGATCGGGGCAACCGCCTGGCAGCTGTCCGGCACGCCGTTCGTGGGTGCATGTATCGTTACTGCCGTGCTGCTTGCGGTGGTTTCCCCTGAGGGCGCTCTGTACGGCGCATGCGCAGCGATTCCGCTCGTATTCCACCCGATCGAGGTCGGGTCGCTGCACCTGGGGTTGCTGGAAATCGGAATCCTGGCGACTCTTGCCGGAACGCTGCTTCGGATTGCGTACGACTATTCGGAGAACCGTCAGGGGCGAGTGCAGCTGCATCCCGGTTTCGAGGTCGTTTGGATCCTTCCGATCGCGCTGTTCATCATTGGATCGCTTTCGCTCATCTGGATGCCGTTCGATTCACACCGCGCCGAAGCACTGCGAACGTGGCGCTGGGTCATCCTCGAACCCCTGCTGCTTTTCCTGCTGGCGAGACGGGCGATCGCCCGAGAGGGGCCCGCACCGCTTACGACTGCGTTGGTCTTGCCAGCCGCTGCCGTTGGGTTGGCAGCGATCTGGCAGTTGGGGTTTGCAAGTACCTCATTCTCGGTCGACGAGGTCCAGCGATCCACAGCTACCTATCTCCATCCAAACAATCTGGCTCTCTACCTGGAACGTGCCTTCATGCTCGCACTGGGACCAGCGCTGTTGCTTCACTCGCGCTGGGGGTGGCTCTTTCGGGTCTGTTCAGCACTGACCTTGCTTGGCGTCGCAACCACGTTTTCGCGGGGCGCGATCATCGGCATTGCCGTTGGAATCGCGGTGATCCTTCTGGCTCATCCCATCGAGCACGGGTGGAAACTCCTGGGCGTTGGGACGCTGGCGTCTGCTGTTGCCTTTGCGCTCTTTGCCTCCGATAGGTTTTCAGGTTCCGATTCCTCCGGCTACTTCCAGACTCGACGGTACCTATGGAACGGGGCAGGCGCGATGGTGCGGGATTTTCCGCTGAGCGGTATTGGTCTCGATCAGTTTCTCTGGCTCAACCAGGCAAGGTACATCGATCCGCGCATCTGGGATGAGCGATACTCATCTCATCCGCACAACCTCGTGTTCGACAGCTGGCTTAGCCTGGGAATGCCCGGCCTGATCCTGTTGCTGGGGTTTCTGTGTGCCGGTGGATGGTTGGTATGGAAGTCACGCATGGGGAGAATCGCGCTCTCGCCATGGCAACTCGGCGCTCTTGGGTGTCTGGGAGCCGGAGTGGGACATGGTCTGGTCGACAATGGATACTTTCTCACCGACCTCTCCGCCATGACCTGGTTGGCGATTGCGCTCGTATTGGGCTCGATGTCGTCAAGACGACTGGTCCGACATGACTGA
- a CDS encoding lysylphosphatidylglycerol synthase transmembrane domain-containing protein, with protein sequence MPRSRNIRSADLMLLSAAITVYVGTIVLRSVRWRWMLVVAGAGSLPGTRVPPVGYLTAVLLVSWFFNCILPAKLGDAYRIYRVKVDDGIRYSIGFGTVLTERVIDLMVLVSMLAVSALVAFHGNMPSGASNALYVGVALCIAAVIGLVVIWFVRDHIETRLPLRFRNQWQALQESVFVNLRRPLVPAVLSALIWSMESSRVFLVAKALDVHISFQLAIFVGLMAALLTTLPFTPAGLGVVEVATVSVLKLVDVPVDLAGSVALLDRLITYWGLIAVGALVYLYMLKWGTRKRATPQRA encoded by the coding sequence TTGCCGAGGTCGCGAAACATCAGATCGGCCGACCTGATGCTGCTTTCCGCTGCCATCACGGTCTACGTCGGCACCATCGTGCTGCGCTCAGTGCGATGGCGCTGGATGCTCGTGGTCGCGGGAGCCGGGTCCTTGCCCGGAACGAGGGTGCCTCCCGTTGGGTACCTGACCGCCGTCCTGCTCGTCTCTTGGTTCTTCAACTGCATTCTCCCGGCAAAGCTGGGCGACGCTTATCGGATCTATCGCGTCAAAGTCGACGACGGAATCCGCTACTCCATTGGGTTTGGAACCGTTCTGACCGAGCGGGTGATCGACCTCATGGTGCTCGTGTCGATGCTTGCGGTCTCAGCGCTCGTGGCTTTTCACGGCAACATGCCGTCGGGTGCGTCGAACGCGCTCTATGTCGGGGTTGCTCTCTGTATCGCGGCAGTGATTGGGCTCGTGGTGATCTGGTTCGTCCGCGATCACATCGAGACACGTTTGCCATTGCGCTTTCGCAATCAATGGCAAGCACTGCAGGAATCGGTCTTCGTCAATTTGCGCCGTCCCCTGGTTCCAGCGGTGCTGAGCGCGCTCATCTGGTCGATGGAATCATCTCGCGTGTTTCTCGTCGCGAAGGCCCTCGACGTACACATCTCGTTCCAGCTCGCGATCTTCGTGGGACTGATGGCCGCATTGTTGACGACGCTGCCCTTCACTCCGGCTGGGCTCGGGGTCGTGGAGGTGGCCACTGTTTCCGTGCTGAAACTCGTCGATGTGCCGGTCGATCTCGCAGGGTCTGTCGCGTTGCTCGACCGGTTGATCACATACTGGGGCCTGATTGCGGTGGGTGCGCTGGTCTATCTGTACATGCTCAAGTGGGGAACCCGGAAACGGGCCACCCCGCAGCGCGCCTGA
- a CDS encoding MoxR family ATPase, whose product MEGTYPLPEAQLDRFFFKVLVQFPNEDDLAEILRRTTSSLDLSVEPTATGETILEMGRLAREVPIASGVSEYVVRLVMASHPENPRATQSIRRYVRYGVSPRGAQAIVLGAKIRALTQGRLNVAYDDIRAVALPALRHRIILNFEAESNDVSSDDVLRGLLSEVPESAA is encoded by the coding sequence ATGGAGGGCACGTATCCCCTCCCCGAAGCGCAACTCGACCGGTTCTTTTTCAAAGTGCTGGTTCAGTTTCCGAACGAAGACGATCTTGCCGAGATTCTGCGGCGCACGACGTCCAGCCTCGATCTCTCGGTCGAACCCACGGCCACCGGGGAGACAATTCTGGAGATGGGGCGATTGGCGCGCGAGGTGCCCATTGCGAGCGGTGTGAGCGAATATGTCGTCCGATTGGTGATGGCGTCTCACCCGGAGAATCCGCGCGCAACCCAGTCGATTCGTCGCTATGTACGCTATGGCGTCAGTCCGCGCGGCGCGCAGGCGATCGTGCTGGGCGCGAAGATCCGCGCCCTCACGCAAGGGCGATTGAACGTGGCGTACGACGACATCCGCGCGGTGGCGTTGCCAGCGTTGCGCCATCGCATCATCCTCAACTTCGAGGCGGAATCGAACGACGTCTCGAGCGACGATGTGCTGCGAGGACTCTTGTCCGAGGTGCCAGAATCGGCCGCCTGA
- a CDS encoding O-antigen ligase family protein, producing the protein MAVAVVAIGILVGSVDWQTTGLVLAIAVCVWLGMNKRDWGLGVLALTLPVQTYSQVGIQSGSVTLTKVAIWSLLAGWTVSLLRSRQRVLIDFVTVSVFVLIAALVLSVWNARDGGIWIGETYRWLATGIISCFAFNTYRRGGSPLPFLVGSLLGVLGSVVLALWQVIYAVGPESYQVRGFLRAYGPFTHPNQLAIYLELTVPLFLALLLGPGGDAIRDGRWYLSPRLRPLWMVGVFAGLLGSVLSQSRGGLAGMAAGFAIVGAMLIPHLRISIVRLAPLGLIVALALLTISIGIVSAGVKTFANEETLVTPANFAVQERLSHWTAAVEMAKAHPFVGVGAGNYDLNYRDFTQEWRFRIGRGHAHNTYLHFLAQSGVVGLTAYIAMLMGVSLIIVRSIRIMPGGSRLALLIGAAGVTAATGAHAVFEYVHVLSLNIQLVVIWAMAIAIGTEAWSARGNS; encoded by the coding sequence ATGGCTGTGGCTGTCGTCGCGATCGGAATTCTGGTTGGCTCGGTTGACTGGCAAACGACCGGACTCGTCCTGGCGATCGCTGTCTGCGTCTGGCTCGGCATGAACAAACGTGACTGGGGTCTGGGAGTGCTTGCGCTCACGCTACCGGTGCAGACGTACAGCCAGGTCGGAATCCAGAGTGGATCGGTGACGCTGACCAAAGTTGCAATTTGGTCGCTGCTCGCCGGATGGACGGTCTCCCTTCTCCGTTCCCGTCAGCGCGTCCTGATCGACTTCGTTACCGTTTCGGTCTTTGTATTGATCGCGGCGTTGGTCCTCTCCGTGTGGAATGCGCGCGACGGTGGCATCTGGATCGGAGAGACGTATCGCTGGCTGGCAACGGGCATCATTTCATGCTTCGCCTTCAACACCTACCGGCGAGGGGGAAGCCCGCTTCCGTTTCTCGTCGGCTCGCTGCTCGGAGTCCTGGGATCGGTCGTGCTGGCGCTTTGGCAGGTGATCTATGCCGTGGGACCAGAGTCATATCAGGTGCGTGGGTTCCTGCGCGCGTACGGTCCATTTACGCATCCCAATCAGCTGGCGATCTATCTCGAGCTGACCGTGCCGCTCTTCCTGGCGTTGTTGCTCGGTCCTGGGGGTGATGCCATACGCGACGGGCGCTGGTATCTCTCGCCTCGATTGCGGCCGCTTTGGATGGTCGGGGTGTTCGCCGGACTCCTGGGATCGGTGCTTTCGCAGTCGCGCGGTGGACTTGCAGGCATGGCGGCGGGGTTCGCCATCGTGGGGGCAATGCTCATCCCGCATCTGCGGATCTCGATCGTGCGCCTGGCTCCGCTAGGATTGATTGTCGCGCTCGCGTTATTGACGATCTCGATTGGGATCGTTTCCGCCGGCGTGAAGACGTTCGCAAATGAGGAGACGCTGGTTACCCCTGCGAATTTCGCGGTGCAGGAACGGCTCTCGCACTGGACTGCTGCGGTTGAGATGGCCAAGGCGCATCCATTTGTTGGAGTCGGAGCGGGAAACTACGACCTAAACTACCGGGACTTCACCCAGGAATGGAGATTTCGCATAGGTAGAGGGCACGCGCACAACACCTATCTTCATTTTCTTGCACAATCCGGGGTCGTGGGATTGACGGCGTATATCGCCATGCTCATGGGAGTCTCGCTCATCATCGTCCGTTCGATTCGGATCATGCCAGGTGGATCGAGGTTGGCGTTGCTCATAGGCGCTGCCGGGGTAACCGCCGCCACGGGGGCGCATGCCGTTTTCGAGTACGTTCATGTTCTGAGCCTCAATATCCAGTTAGTCGTCATCTGGGCGATGGCAATTGCCATCGGCACCGAAGCGTGGAGCGCGCGGGGGAATTCGTGA
- a CDS encoding GAF domain-containing protein, whose product MMTPPERTTDIDEIRNQPGLAAEAEFEKARRDYEAMGAEAAHDGLSLEQTFAIALEAFDRSQPLADENRNERLSVLLASIANGHRTAQLSGFPADSARDIADSPLISRLNALHRISRAATITTSSTEYLRKSIEAIIEAAHADAATVFVFDRPTNSFTLAGQHGFDPGLVGTMTIRGDRGIIGRVMAEGKAVFAGEVKNDPDWFPSPALRDEIYRSQASLPMLLANPDRMVGVLTLWMREPQAFDEGERAFLKDVASELAIGVEYTQLHSLTDERLRRKIIELGTLQRVSRTVASALDLNDVLRFVSESAVELTNAESAAVFRLPSPGKGEESAPMVEYRVGTARQVSDQASRDALLSDVINSGSARAVDMDYVDGSNILYCMPLSSARERWGALCVRLRTGMEVTEDDLALLQAFTDTASIAIENAELYEEARRSVETASTLLQEMHHRVRNNLQTVAALLSLQLRQVEGSEAEKHLQDAIGRVQAIASVHDLLSDESRLRGATIDAIARLVADEVKITLIPPSLSVQFVIEPTDVVVPTKQATVLALLFNELISNSIEHGFAGLEHGLIRIRTWKTGNLVTIEVKNDGNTLPADFEASDNAGIGLRIVQRLVESDLKGEFSLQRHGTCTAARMTFPAIA is encoded by the coding sequence ATGATGACGCCGCCAGAGCGGACCACAGACATTGACGAAATCCGCAACCAACCTGGACTCGCAGCAGAAGCCGAGTTCGAAAAGGCCCGAAGGGACTACGAGGCCATGGGCGCGGAAGCGGCGCATGACGGTCTCTCGCTGGAGCAAACGTTCGCGATTGCGCTCGAGGCGTTCGATCGATCACAGCCGCTTGCAGATGAGAACCGCAACGAACGTCTCAGCGTTCTGCTCGCCTCAATCGCCAATGGTCACCGCACTGCCCAGTTGTCCGGTTTCCCGGCAGATTCCGCACGTGACATTGCTGATTCGCCACTCATTTCCCGATTGAACGCGCTGCACCGAATCAGTCGAGCGGCAACTATCACAACGTCATCGACGGAGTACCTGCGGAAGAGCATCGAAGCGATCATCGAAGCTGCTCATGCAGACGCGGCCACGGTTTTCGTCTTCGACCGGCCGACAAACAGCTTCACCCTGGCCGGCCAACATGGATTCGATCCCGGATTGGTCGGCACGATGACGATCCGTGGTGATCGCGGCATCATCGGCCGGGTGATGGCAGAGGGCAAAGCCGTCTTCGCCGGAGAGGTGAAGAACGACCCTGACTGGTTTCCCTCTCCCGCTCTGCGAGACGAGATCTATCGGTCGCAGGCCTCCCTCCCTATGCTGCTGGCGAACCCGGACCGCATGGTTGGTGTCCTGACCCTTTGGATGCGGGAGCCCCAGGCGTTCGACGAAGGCGAGCGCGCATTTCTCAAGGACGTGGCGTCCGAGTTGGCTATCGGTGTCGAGTACACCCAGCTCCATTCGCTGACCGACGAACGCCTTCGGCGGAAGATCATCGAGCTCGGAACATTGCAGCGCGTTTCACGCACAGTTGCCTCCGCGCTCGACCTGAACGATGTGCTTCGATTCGTCAGCGAGTCGGCTGTAGAACTGACCAACGCCGAATCCGCTGCGGTGTTTCGACTTCCAAGTCCCGGAAAAGGAGAAGAGTCGGCTCCGATGGTCGAGTATCGGGTCGGCACCGCCCGTCAGGTCTCCGACCAGGCGTCGCGTGATGCATTGCTGAGCGACGTCATCAACTCGGGCAGCGCGCGCGCGGTCGACATGGATTATGTCGACGGATCGAACATCCTCTACTGCATGCCGCTCAGTTCCGCCCGTGAGCGTTGGGGCGCGCTCTGCGTTCGGCTCAGAACCGGCATGGAGGTAACTGAGGACGACCTCGCGCTCCTGCAGGCGTTCACCGACACCGCTTCGATAGCAATCGAGAACGCAGAGCTCTACGAGGAGGCTCGCCGAAGCGTGGAAACCGCGTCCACGCTATTGCAGGAAATGCACCATCGCGTGCGCAACAACCTGCAGACTGTGGCCGCATTGCTGTCACTTCAGTTACGGCAGGTCGAAGGAAGTGAGGCGGAAAAGCACCTGCAGGACGCAATTGGGCGCGTGCAGGCGATTGCCTCCGTGCACGATCTGCTCAGCGACGAGTCACGCTTGCGCGGGGCGACGATCGATGCAATCGCCCGTCTGGTGGCGGACGAAGTGAAGATCACGCTCATTCCGCCGAGTCTGAGCGTTCAGTTCGTCATCGAGCCAACGGACGTGGTCGTGCCAACCAAACAGGCGACCGTGCTGGCGTTGCTGTTCAACGAACTCATCTCGAACTCGATCGAGCACGGATTCGCGGGTCTCGAGCACGGTCTGATTCGCATTCGCACCTGGAAGACCGGGAATCTGGTGACGATCGAAGTCAAAAACGATGGCAACACGCTACCCGCCGATTTCGAGGCATCCGATAATGCGGGAATCGGTCTGCGCATTGTCCAGCGACTGGTGGAGTCGGATCTCAAAGGGGAGTTCTCGCTCCAGCGGCACGGCACCTGCACCGCCGCCCGAATGACATTCCCGGCAATCGCCTGA
- a CDS encoding HNH endonuclease, translated as MNKSVLVLNQNYEPLNICNARRAVVLVFGGKAEILETHDALITTSQDAFPYPSVIRLICLIRAPRARVKLSRREVFLRDSYTCQYCGRRTGDLTLDHVVPRSRGGAHTWENLTSACRACNHRKGGKSVAEARMTLKRMPFEPSPGRYYAIERRLEQCITEGWYKFLPGIESSERSTNSMPLSAD; from the coding sequence GTGAACAAGTCGGTTCTCGTTCTCAATCAAAACTACGAACCCCTGAATATCTGCAATGCGCGGCGCGCGGTCGTCCTGGTCTTTGGCGGCAAGGCCGAGATCCTCGAGACGCACGACGCGCTCATCACGACTTCGCAGGATGCCTTTCCCTACCCGTCCGTGATCCGGCTCATTTGCCTGATCAGGGCGCCACGCGCGCGGGTAAAGCTTTCGCGTCGCGAAGTCTTCTTGCGTGATTCATATACGTGCCAATACTGCGGCCGCCGCACTGGAGACCTCACCCTGGATCACGTCGTTCCCCGGTCACGAGGCGGCGCGCACACCTGGGAGAACCTCACGTCGGCGTGCAGGGCGTGCAATCATCGTAAGGGCGGCAAGTCGGTGGCCGAGGCTCGCATGACGCTCAAGCGAATGCCCTTCGAGCCGTCGCCGGGCCGCTACTACGCTATCGAGCGGCGGCTCGAGCAATGCATCACTGAAGGCTGGTACAAGTTCCTGCCGGGTATCGAGTCTTCAGAACGATCTACCAATTCCATGCCGTTGAGCGCGGACTGA